agttGATAATTAAATTTACAATCTCTTGTTATTCATTCGGACTTACTTTTTGTTGCTATTCATGTAATAAAATTAACTCTGAATCTTacttaactatttttttttttttttgctcatgaAAGGATAAGTTTATCATTTTACTTAAATATGGGGGAAAAAGGACCGTGCATGtgaataataaaacaaaatgcaaTAATCATTAGTATTAGAGTCgttattgtttttactttttcagttGCTTTAATAAATAAAGATGAAATAAGATTTgactaagaaaagaaaaaataaactaagactttgtttggaacctatgaatcaaaaaaaggaaagaaaattttaaaaaaattcctcccCTCGTTTGGTTTGGAAATAAAGTGTAAAGAAAGTAATAAaagtaaattcttttttttggtacaagaAAACTAAATTCTAAGAATGCATTTCTCTatattttcttcatatttttctctatattttcttCATACTTTTTTTGTTAACCATTTTCCTTTAATTTCCTCAAGTTCAAAACGGACCCTAAAGATTGTCATATTGTAAACTAAAACGTATTTAGTTTTTAGACATCCCAGTTGGAGTCTAATTGGTCCTCGGTCCCAacttttgaaataaaattagaaaaaataacaaagatCCAAACAAAAATACACTCATCCAACTtttaaattttctaaaaataaaaaagcccaATACAACAGCAAAATAGAATCTTGATTTCAAGACCTAAGCTGGAAAGCCCCCCTCCCTCTCATTAtttcccaaaaagaattctctctaattttttctattcttgtctccattttcaaatcttgaTTGCAAGACCTAAGCTGGAAAGGACTCCCCCTTTAATCCGCGTTCTAACCcaaagccctctctctctctccaacttcttctctctcatctttaaaaaaactcttttttccAACTCTTGCATTAGCTGTCCGATTCATTTAACTCCAATTTTgacctaaaaaaattagaatttctTCAAAGTTCTATAATAGGAGCATCCCCCACCCTCTTCGGCCGCCTTATATTACCCCCAAGTTTCAAACCCTAACCTTGGATCTCTCTCCATATGTCGGTTTCCCTCTCTCTATTTATACCCTCGATCCATTCCACAACAAATCTTTTATCGAAACCCTAATCCTTTGATAACTCCTGGTAAGAATCAACTTCCCTTGTTGACCCCCCTTTTCTTTATTGAACAGCTATTGATTATTAGTTCaaagttcatttcttttttgataaaattttgttaggttttgttgggtttgtgCAGATCTGGTTTGAATCGGGAGTTTCCTAATAGATAGATCCGTTAGGGGTTTCATCGTTATTTTTACGTTATTTATGATTTGCTTAAGATCGGGCTCTGTCGTACTTTTGTTATTTAATTGGAGAAATGTCGCTTTTGCCTAAAAGCGATTCGATTAAAATTCGTGAGGTATGGGAGGAAAATCTGGACGAGGAGTTCGCTTTGATTCGCAGTGTCATTGACGATTACCCTTATATTGCGATGGACACTGAGTTTCCTGGTATCGTGCTGCGTCCAGTTGGGAATTTCAAGAATAGTAATGATTATCATTACCAGACTTTGAAAGACAATGTAGACATGCTGAAAATGATCCAATTAGGCCTTACTTTTTCAGACGAAGAAGGGAATTTACCCACTTGCGGGACAGATAAGTACTTCATTTGGCAGTTCAATTTCCACGAGTTTAATGTCAATGAGGATGTTTTTGCAAATGATTCAATTGAGCTGTTGCGCCAAAGTGGAATTGATTTCAAGAAAAACAACGAAAATGGTGTCGATGCAAGGAGATTTGGAGAGCTCCTGATGTCATCTGGGATTGTTTTGAATGATTGTGTTCATTGGGTCACTTTCCATAGTGGTTATGATTTTGGGTACCTGCTCAAGTTGTTGACTTGCCAGAACTTGCCCGAAACTCAGACAGGGTTTTTTGATCTGATCAATATGTACTTCCCTGTTGTTTATGACATCAAGCACCTGATGAAGTTCTGCAATAGCCTTCATGGTGGATTGAACAAGCTCGCTGAACTGTTGGAAGTTGAGAGAGTTGGTGTTTGTCACCAAGCGGGTTCGGATAGTTTGCTCACATCTTGTACATTCAGGAAGTTGAAAGAGAATTTCTTCAGCGGCTCACTTGAGAAGTATGCTGGTGTTTTGTATGGTCTAGGTGTTCAAAATGGACAGAATACTAATTGAAAAAGAATATAAATTTATATGAGTTACAGATGGTCATTAACCTATATGTGAGTGTGTGATACACCACATTTCGATGTAAACTTTTGGATAGAGTGATTCTTAATGAAAATCCTCTTATAATAGTTTAATCTTTCGCTGTTTCTTAGCATGGCACAAGTTTGTGGCAAAATCTTGAAAGTGTTATGCCTTGGATTTTCTTTGGCTGCTATAAATTTAAATGGCATACTTCAACTATAGCCAAGTTTGTATCGACATACTAGCTTAACTTCTTTTGGTTGTTGCGTATTTCAAGGGTCTTATAATCTTGTCACAATTGTTTTTGAATTGGTGGTAAGTTGGATTCTGTGATTTTGTTAGGGTTGGGGACTTGTCCACTAGGTTAAGGGAATGCAAACTCTTATTCCGTGTATTACCTTGGCATTTTTTCCCCTCGTGTTTGATAATTTTGTGTTTCAGATTGGTTCATGTAATGCCTAGGCCCTGCCAATTTGAATAAAACAGGATGTTTGCCAAATTTTGAATAGTTCTAAATAGGCTGAGGCTCAACCCAGCATTCATATTGTTTTGCCATAGGTAGTTGCTTGCTTTCTCTCCTCACCCCCATTTATTGGCCGACTAAAGGAATTGCCCTTGTGATGGCCATTGCTTTTTCTGCTGCTCAGCGACACATAACTGCACCCAATGTTGATTCACTGTTGGACCATTGATCATTGGCAATTTTCATACTCGTCCTTCTAATTTTACGGTTGTCTTAATTTCGTctctgtagtttgttttacgttccaaattggtaaaatcgttaacaccgttaatgaaactaacggaaaaatatgattaaaaaattaagtgctccaattttaatcc
This DNA window, taken from Rhododendron vialii isolate Sample 1 chromosome 8a, ASM3025357v1, encodes the following:
- the LOC131335347 gene encoding probable CCR4-associated factor 1 homolog 7, with the translated sequence MSLLPKSDSIKIREVWEENLDEEFALIRSVIDDYPYIAMDTEFPGIVLRPVGNFKNSNDYHYQTLKDNVDMLKMIQLGLTFSDEEGNLPTCGTDKYFIWQFNFHEFNVNEDVFANDSIELLRQSGIDFKKNNENGVDARRFGELLMSSGIVLNDCVHWVTFHSGYDFGYLLKLLTCQNLPETQTGFFDLINMYFPVVYDIKHLMKFCNSLHGGLNKLAELLEVERVGVCHQAGSDSLLTSCTFRKLKENFFSGSLEKYAGVLYGLGVQNGQNTN